Proteins encoded by one window of uncultured Draconibacterium sp.:
- the gldL gene encoding gliding motility protein GldL has translation MNLGELFKTKRWKTFMGFVYGWGAAVVMVGALFKLEHWKGSSELLTVGLLTEAFIFFLSAFEPPVEIPEWEKVYPELNEDYELEEMKELKAEKSGGLESLFGSSELTPELMDRLGKGLSELSNTAKGISDISSATLATDMYVKNLGSASESMNSFAEINNKANESIDKSVGTLIDSYSVAANQLSETGKNLSAAYQKSSEVISGELENIGSSSKQYSGNLERLNKNLDTLNSSFENQLKDTQDQFKANQKFNQDLAEMNSILTSSVDELKKYKENAESLNKNLEALNTIYGNMLGAMSYKK, from the coding sequence ATGAATCTGGGAGAACTTTTTAAAACTAAGCGCTGGAAAACATTCATGGGATTTGTTTATGGATGGGGGGCAGCAGTCGTTATGGTTGGTGCCTTGTTCAAACTTGAACACTGGAAAGGCTCCAGCGAGTTATTAACAGTAGGTTTGCTTACAGAGGCATTTATCTTTTTCCTCTCAGCATTTGAGCCACCAGTTGAAATTCCCGAGTGGGAAAAGGTGTATCCGGAGCTAAATGAAGATTATGAACTGGAGGAAATGAAAGAGTTAAAAGCTGAAAAGAGTGGTGGTTTAGAATCACTTTTTGGCAGCTCTGAATTAACTCCGGAACTGATGGACCGACTTGGTAAAGGATTATCAGAACTTAGTAATACCGCAAAAGGAATAAGCGATATTTCTTCAGCAACACTTGCTACTGATATGTATGTTAAAAACCTGGGATCTGCCTCCGAATCGATGAACTCATTTGCCGAAATTAACAATAAGGCAAACGAATCGATCGACAAATCGGTTGGTACTTTGATTGATTCTTACTCAGTTGCTGCAAACCAACTTAGCGAAACAGGTAAGAATCTTTCTGCGGCCTATCAAAAATCGTCAGAAGTAATTTCAGGTGAATTGGAAAACATCGGCAGCAGTTCAAAACAATACTCCGGAAACCTGGAAAGACTTAATAAGAATTTAGATACACTCAACAGCAGTTTCGAAAACCAGCTGAAAGATACTCAGGACCAGTTCAAAGCCAATCAGAAATTTAATCAGGATCTGGCAGAAATGAACAGCATTCTGACATCTTCGGTTGACGAGTTGAAAAAATACAAAGAAAATGCTGAGTCACTCAACAAAAACCTTGAAGCCTTAAATACAATTTATGGTAACATGTTGGGTGCAATGAGTTATAAAAAGTAA
- a CDS encoding arginase family protein: MNLFPYFDAVDFSQYIDDVPFAWKYSIGATIEKNTLKLQEGRLKNIELAIVGVPFNSENDDFKRTSTPDKLRKALYGLAGVGKLNIIDLGNLKASTSHKGNYLALRDVVDYLSELDIVTIVLGGSQDYSYGVCQAFRSNPFFSFSAIDAFLDVKKGVESLSSTNYLSQVFKTMPDLFQFNLLAYQSHYVPDIYFEKTKGIGAHLRLGKLRDNIGDAEPVLRNSDFLTFDMAALKASEAPNSLNLPNGLYADEACQLMKYAGASNRLKVFGLFGLNIRVKPEELSVNLAAQLVWYFVQGYLIRDKRKPGQGDGFSLFSVEIPELSAPLVFYKNDFTGQWWIQVQAINSQTICFACSEKDYEAARSNEIPAFWLKYVQKTDEVVK, encoded by the coding sequence ATGAATTTGTTTCCCTATTTCGATGCGGTTGATTTTTCGCAGTATATCGACGATGTACCGTTTGCCTGGAAATATTCGATAGGTGCTACCATTGAAAAGAACACCTTAAAATTGCAGGAAGGCCGTTTGAAAAACATTGAACTGGCTATTGTTGGCGTTCCGTTTAACAGCGAAAACGATGATTTTAAACGAACATCAACACCCGATAAATTGCGCAAAGCACTTTACGGTTTAGCCGGAGTGGGGAAATTGAATATTATTGATCTCGGTAACCTGAAAGCATCAACCAGTCACAAAGGAAACTACCTTGCCCTGCGCGATGTGGTGGATTATTTGAGCGAGTTGGATATTGTAACAATCGTTTTAGGAGGAAGTCAGGATTACAGTTATGGTGTTTGTCAGGCTTTTCGATCCAATCCGTTTTTCTCGTTTAGTGCTATCGATGCCTTTTTAGATGTGAAAAAGGGTGTTGAGTCGCTAAGTTCTACAAACTACCTTTCGCAGGTTTTTAAAACCATGCCCGATCTTTTTCAGTTTAATTTGCTGGCCTATCAAAGTCATTATGTACCCGATATTTATTTCGAGAAAACCAAAGGAATTGGTGCGCACCTGCGTTTGGGAAAACTCCGGGATAATATTGGCGATGCCGAACCAGTTCTCCGGAACAGCGATTTTTTAACTTTCGATATGGCAGCTTTAAAGGCTTCGGAAGCTCCAAATAGTCTGAATCTTCCGAACGGTTTATATGCTGACGAGGCTTGCCAACTAATGAAGTATGCCGGCGCAAGTAATCGTTTGAAAGTATTTGGCTTGTTCGGATTAAATATAAGGGTGAAACCCGAAGAATTATCGGTAAACCTGGCAGCGCAGCTAGTTTGGTATTTTGTGCAGGGCTACCTAATTCGCGACAAACGTAAACCGGGGCAGGGTGATGGTTTTTCCCTTTTTAGTGTCGAGATTCCTGAGCTTTCAGCACCTCTTGTTTTTTATAAAAACGATTTCACTGGGCAATGGTGGATTCAGGTTCAGGCAATAAACAGCCAAACCATTTGTTTTGCCTGTTCAGAAAAAGATTACGAAGCAGCAAGAAGTAATGAAATTCCTGCGTTTTGGTTGAAATATGTTCAAAAAACCGACGAAGTAGTAAAATAA
- a CDS encoding SUMF1/EgtB/PvdO family nonheme iron enzyme produces the protein MRKTITYLFILTLFFASCKNESNKYLTLGKGTSKKWFEPTPFGMVYVERGSYNIGSNDDELYDQSHSRTVSTEAFWIDDTEITNNEYRQFVYWVRDKKARELLGQTYTDFLITEDKYGAPLEEPKIDWDERIEWDDPEYQMAMDELYIPENERFGYKREIDARKLVYEYYWVDYKQAAKRSNAYNFETQRYEGNIVNSDGELVPIENRSSFLMRESVPVYPDTLCWIRDFAYTYNEPFTMKYFSHVGFDDYPVVGVTWDQARAFCNWRTNLKVTMVDRFNETPAHDFRLPTESEWEIAARGGMHNNMYPWGSYYTRNVNGCFVANFKPLRGNYVADSPTTTTTMKAGQFDPNAIGVYDMAGNVAEWTSTAFFEGGYNAIHDLNPEIQYNARPDDPAVMKRKVVRGGSWKDIAYYIQSGTRSFEYQDTAKSYIGFRCVRTSFRDDLGGRRGIQE, from the coding sequence ATGAGAAAAACCATCACATACTTGTTTATACTTACGCTGTTTTTTGCCTCATGCAAGAACGAGAGCAATAAGTACCTTACCTTAGGTAAAGGAACAAGCAAGAAGTGGTTTGAGCCAACGCCATTTGGAATGGTTTACGTTGAACGGGGATCATATAATATCGGATCGAACGATGATGAACTTTATGATCAGTCGCATTCAAGAACCGTTTCAACCGAGGCTTTTTGGATCGATGATACTGAAATCACCAATAACGAATACCGGCAGTTTGTATATTGGGTGCGCGATAAAAAGGCACGCGAACTGCTTGGGCAAACATATACTGATTTTCTGATTACAGAAGACAAATACGGTGCGCCGCTTGAAGAACCAAAAATTGATTGGGACGAGCGAATTGAGTGGGATGATCCCGAGTACCAGATGGCGATGGATGAATTATATATCCCGGAAAACGAACGCTTTGGATACAAACGTGAAATCGATGCCCGTAAGTTGGTTTACGAATATTATTGGGTGGACTATAAACAAGCTGCTAAACGAAGCAATGCGTATAATTTCGAAACGCAAAGATACGAAGGAAATATTGTGAATTCCGATGGAGAATTGGTACCGATTGAAAACCGAAGTTCATTTTTAATGCGTGAATCGGTTCCTGTTTATCCTGACACACTTTGTTGGATCAGAGATTTTGCCTACACCTACAACGAGCCCTTTACAATGAAATACTTTTCGCACGTGGGATTCGATGACTATCCGGTTGTAGGAGTAACCTGGGATCAGGCAAGAGCCTTTTGCAATTGGCGTACCAACTTAAAAGTTACTATGGTCGACCGGTTTAACGAAACACCGGCACATGATTTTCGCCTGCCAACCGAAAGCGAATGGGAAATCGCAGCGCGTGGAGGAATGCACAATAATATGTATCCGTGGGGAAGTTATTATACCCGTAATGTAAACGGTTGTTTTGTAGCTAATTTTAAGCCCTTGCGAGGTAATTATGTAGCCGATAGCCCAACGACTACTACGACGATGAAAGCGGGGCAATTCGATCCAAATGCAATTGGTGTTTACGATATGGCTGGTAACGTGGCAGAATGGACTTCGACAGCATTTTTCGAAGGTGGATATAATGCCATTCATGATCTTAATCCGGAGATTCAGTATAACGCCAGGCCCGATGATCCTGCAGTAATGAAAAGGAAAGTAGTTAGGGGTGGCTCCTGGAAAGATATTGCCTACTACATTCAATCGGGAACACGGTCTTTCGAGTACCAGGATACCGCAAAATCATACATCGGATTCCGTTGTGTGCGCACATCATTTCGCGACGATCTTGGAGGCCGCCGTGGTATTCAGGAATAA
- the topA gene encoding type I DNA topoisomerase, translating into MHKNLVIVESPAKAKTIEGFLGEGYVVTSSMGHVRDLEKKDFGIDIENNYQPRYKVSSDKKKIVTELKKLAKEAETVWLASDEDREGEAIAWHLKEVLKLKDDKIKRIVFHEITKDAITRAVENPRDIDEHLVNAQQARRVLDRIVGFEVSPVLWKKVKPSLSAGRVQSVAVRLIVEREREIRDFKSETWFRVNGYFLVPDENGNTTELKAELSKRFKTRDEANAFLEKCKTAEFKVSDVVKKPGKRSPAQPFTTSTLQQEASRKLGFSVSQTMAVAQRLYESGKITYMRTDSVNLSGLAINTSKQKITELHGENYVKIRKFKTKAKGAQEAHEAIRPTYIENQTVDGSSQEQRLYELIWKRTIASQMADAILERTNVTIDVSNASEKFQATGEVIVFDGFLKVYIESTDDENANGNGQTLIPPVHVNDPLKMTSVVSTQRFSQRPPRFTEASLVKRLEELGIGRPSTYAPTITTVQNRNYVVKEERPGVERNYTVLTLQDGKIKEEDKTEITGAEKNKLFPTDIGIVVNDFLMDNFDQIMDYNFTANVEKEFDDIADGNKVWNEMIDKFYQPFHGKVEHALENAERSKGERILGVDPKTGKEVSVKIGRFGPLAQLGEASQEEGAEKPQFSSLRTGQHIETITLEEALDLFKLPRELGEYEDKKVTVAIGRFGPYVRHDNKFVSLGKEDDPYSVQLDRAIELIEAKREKDRKAVIKKFDEDAELQVLNGRWGPYIKHGKKNYKIPKTTKAEELTFEDCMKIIESAPEPKSRRGRKK; encoded by the coding sequence ATGCACAAAAACCTGGTTATAGTCGAGTCTCCTGCAAAGGCGAAAACAATAGAAGGATTTCTTGGAGAAGGATACGTGGTGACCTCAAGTATGGGACACGTTAGAGACCTGGAAAAGAAAGACTTCGGGATTGATATTGAGAACAATTATCAGCCCAGATACAAAGTTTCTTCCGATAAGAAGAAAATAGTAACAGAACTGAAAAAGTTAGCAAAGGAGGCCGAAACGGTTTGGCTCGCTTCCGATGAAGACCGCGAGGGAGAAGCAATAGCCTGGCACCTGAAAGAGGTGCTGAAGCTAAAAGACGATAAAATAAAACGTATAGTTTTTCACGAAATTACCAAAGATGCCATTACGCGTGCCGTTGAAAATCCACGCGATATCGACGAGCATCTGGTAAATGCACAGCAGGCCCGCCGTGTGTTAGACCGCATTGTGGGTTTTGAAGTGTCGCCGGTTTTGTGGAAAAAAGTAAAACCATCGTTAAGTGCCGGTCGTGTGCAGTCGGTAGCAGTTCGCCTAATTGTTGAGCGCGAGCGCGAGATTCGCGATTTTAAATCGGAAACCTGGTTTCGTGTAAACGGATACTTTTTGGTGCCCGATGAAAATGGAAATACCACCGAATTAAAAGCAGAACTTTCAAAACGTTTTAAAACCCGCGATGAGGCCAACGCTTTCCTCGAAAAGTGTAAAACTGCCGAGTTTAAAGTAAGCGATGTGGTGAAAAAACCCGGGAAAAGATCACCGGCGCAACCATTTACAACATCAACATTACAGCAGGAAGCAAGTCGAAAACTAGGATTTTCGGTGTCGCAAACCATGGCAGTTGCACAGCGCTTGTACGAAAGTGGTAAGATTACATACATGCGTACCGACTCGGTCAACCTGTCGGGTTTGGCAATAAATACTTCGAAACAAAAGATTACTGAACTTCATGGCGAGAATTATGTGAAGATCAGGAAATTTAAAACCAAAGCAAAAGGAGCACAGGAAGCACACGAGGCTATTCGTCCAACATACATAGAAAACCAAACGGTTGACGGATCGTCGCAGGAGCAACGTTTATACGAACTGATCTGGAAACGAACCATAGCTTCGCAAATGGCAGATGCCATTTTGGAGCGTACCAACGTAACAATCGATGTGTCGAATGCATCAGAGAAATTTCAGGCAACCGGCGAGGTGATTGTTTTTGATGGATTCCTGAAAGTTTATATCGAGTCGACTGACGATGAAAATGCAAACGGAAACGGGCAAACGCTGATTCCGCCGGTTCATGTAAACGATCCGCTCAAAATGACCTCAGTTGTTTCAACGCAACGTTTCTCGCAGCGCCCGCCACGATTTACAGAAGCGTCGCTGGTAAAACGTTTGGAAGAGCTGGGAATTGGTCGTCCGTCAACTTACGCGCCAACTATTACAACGGTTCAAAACCGCAACTATGTTGTAAAAGAAGAACGCCCGGGTGTGGAACGCAATTATACTGTTCTTACCCTGCAAGACGGAAAAATTAAAGAAGAAGATAAGACCGAGATTACCGGTGCTGAAAAAAATAAGCTGTTTCCAACCGATATAGGAATTGTAGTTAATGATTTTCTGATGGATAATTTCGATCAGATTATGGATTACAATTTTACCGCAAATGTTGAAAAGGAATTTGATGATATTGCTGACGGGAATAAGGTTTGGAATGAAATGATTGATAAGTTTTATCAACCGTTTCATGGTAAAGTAGAACATGCCCTTGAAAATGCAGAACGCTCGAAAGGAGAACGTATTTTGGGTGTTGATCCGAAAACCGGAAAAGAGGTGTCGGTGAAAATCGGCCGATTTGGACCATTGGCACAATTAGGTGAGGCTTCGCAGGAAGAAGGAGCAGAAAAACCACAGTTTTCAAGCTTGCGCACTGGTCAGCATATTGAAACTATTACGCTGGAAGAAGCACTCGACTTGTTTAAATTGCCGCGCGAACTGGGAGAGTACGAAGACAAAAAGGTAACTGTTGCCATCGGTCGTTTTGGTCCGTATGTGCGCCACGATAATAAATTTGTTTCGCTTGGTAAAGAAGACGATCCGTACTCTGTGCAACTCGACAGAGCAATTGAGCTGATCGAAGCAAAACGCGAAAAAGATCGTAAAGCTGTCATTAAAAAGTTTGATGAAGATGCAGAACTTCAAGTGCTTAACGGCAGATGGGGGCCATACATCAAGCACGGAAAAAAGAATTACAAAATACCCAAAACGACTAAGGCCGAGGAGCTAACTTTCGAGGATTGTATGAAGATCATTGAGTCGGCTCCCGAACCAAAAAGTCGACGTGGTAGAAAAAAATAA
- the gldN gene encoding gliding motility protein GldN has product MKKIVVYIGLLVFVLGGMHKSADAQIVNGAYKQNDIYEKKPMPLVSVREADVFWQKTLWRVIDLREKMNIPLYYPTIPISDRTNLISLLLKGIENGQLTPYDAQADDDFKIPMSYSQVKARFGAEATTEEKIDFDTGERTSVTVQGEIRPNEIKQYMIKEQWYFDKQTSTLNVRILGICPIREYMRDGDTSGQVQRQKVFWVYYPEARPLLATNLVQNPYNEARQQSFDDMFIKRMFNSYIVKESNMYNNRDISSYLVGKDAMLESKRIEDKIFNYEQDLWEY; this is encoded by the coding sequence ATGAAGAAGATAGTTGTTTATATTGGATTGCTTGTTTTTGTTTTAGGCGGCATGCATAAAAGTGCCGATGCCCAAATCGTAAACGGAGCATATAAACAAAACGATATTTACGAGAAAAAGCCAATGCCATTGGTATCGGTTCGCGAAGCAGATGTTTTCTGGCAGAAAACGCTGTGGCGTGTTATCGACTTACGCGAAAAAATGAATATTCCTTTGTATTATCCGACAATACCAATTTCGGATCGTACGAACCTGATTTCTTTATTGTTAAAAGGAATTGAAAATGGACAGCTTACGCCATATGATGCACAAGCTGATGACGATTTCAAAATACCAATGAGCTATTCACAGGTAAAGGCAAGATTTGGGGCAGAAGCAACTACGGAAGAGAAGATCGATTTTGATACTGGCGAACGGACTTCTGTTACTGTTCAGGGCGAAATTCGTCCAAACGAAATCAAACAATACATGATTAAAGAACAATGGTATTTTGATAAACAAACTTCTACTTTAAATGTACGCATTCTTGGTATATGCCCAATTCGTGAATACATGCGTGATGGAGATACTTCTGGACAGGTACAGCGCCAAAAAGTATTCTGGGTTTATTATCCAGAAGCACGTCCGTTGTTGGCGACGAACCTGGTTCAGAATCCATACAACGAAGCACGTCAGCAATCTTTCGACGATATGTTTATAAAACGAATGTTTAACAGCTATATCGTGAAAGAATCTAATATGTACAACAATCGTGACATCAGTTCGTACCTGGTAGGAAAAGATGCGATGCTGGAATCAAAAAGAATTGAAGACAAAATTTTCAATTACGAACAAGATCTTTGGGAATACTAA
- a CDS encoding SUMF1/EgtB/PvdO family nonheme iron enzyme, producing MKKILSIATLFLLALSLSGCFGGGSGGNGELTGVQRRQRFKETQPLGMVYVRRGSFNIGPSDEDASRSGVPTKTVSQEPFWMDDTEITNNEYRQFVSYVKESMARRMLGDQYPEFMITEDRDGNLIDPPKINWQEKIDWEDPDMQMAMEDLYYPENERFFGKKSIDTRKLVYEYWWVDLNQAAKRSNSFNYETQRYEGNVYNVDGDLVPIENRSSFMMRDQVHVYPDTLCWIRDFTYSYNEPLATRYFWHPGFDEYPVVGVTWKQVNAFCNWRTKIQSDYLQERGEPTLMTYRLPTEVEWEYAARGGKEFSMYPWGGYYTRDEKGVFLANFKPLRGNYVEDGSIATIKVGSYDPNEFGLYDMAGNVAEWTSTAYDEAGYNYFSDLNPTFTYNARKDDPPVMKRKVIRGGSWKDISQFVQVSTRNFEYQDTTKSYIGFRCVRSTFGEEF from the coding sequence ATGAAAAAAATACTTTCTATTGCAACCTTATTCTTGCTTGCACTTAGTTTATCCGGCTGCTTTGGTGGTGGTTCGGGTGGAAACGGAGAGTTAACAGGAGTACAAAGAAGGCAGCGATTTAAAGAAACCCAACCGCTTGGAATGGTTTACGTTCGAAGAGGTAGCTTTAATATCGGGCCAAGCGATGAGGACGCAAGTAGGTCAGGTGTTCCAACAAAAACAGTATCACAAGAGCCATTTTGGATGGACGATACCGAAATCACCAATAATGAATACCGTCAATTTGTTAGCTATGTTAAAGAATCGATGGCCCGTCGGATGTTAGGCGATCAATATCCTGAATTTATGATTACTGAAGACAGGGATGGAAACCTCATTGACCCACCGAAAATAAACTGGCAGGAAAAGATTGATTGGGAAGATCCTGATATGCAAATGGCCATGGAAGATTTGTATTATCCTGAAAACGAACGTTTCTTTGGTAAAAAGAGTATCGATACCCGCAAACTTGTATACGAATATTGGTGGGTAGACCTGAATCAGGCAGCCAAAAGAAGCAATAGTTTTAATTATGAAACACAACGCTACGAAGGAAATGTGTACAATGTTGATGGAGATCTGGTACCAATCGAAAACCGTTCATCTTTTATGATGCGCGATCAAGTTCATGTTTATCCTGATACATTGTGTTGGATAAGAGACTTTACTTATTCATATAATGAACCGTTGGCAACCCGTTATTTCTGGCATCCCGGATTTGATGAGTACCCGGTTGTAGGTGTTACCTGGAAACAGGTTAACGCATTTTGTAACTGGCGTACAAAAATTCAATCAGATTACTTGCAAGAAAGAGGCGAGCCAACATTAATGACCTATCGTTTACCAACCGAAGTGGAATGGGAATATGCCGCCCGTGGAGGAAAAGAATTCTCAATGTATCCTTGGGGAGGTTATTACACCCGCGACGAAAAGGGAGTATTCCTGGCTAATTTTAAGCCGCTTCGTGGTAATTATGTTGAAGATGGTTCGATAGCAACCATAAAAGTAGGAAGTTACGATCCGAATGAATTCGGATTATATGATATGGCTGGTAACGTTGCAGAGTGGACAAGCACTGCTTATGACGAAGCTGGTTACAACTATTTTAGTGATTTAAACCCAACTTTTACATACAATGCCCGAAAGGATGATCCTCCCGTAATGAAGCGTAAAGTGATTAGAGGTGGTTCGTGGAAAGATATTTCGCAGTTTGTGCAGGTTTCTACCCGTAACTTCGAATATCAGGATACAACCAAATCGTACATTGGTTTCAGATGTGTTCGCTCTACATTTGGCGAAGAATTTTAG
- a CDS encoding type IX secretion system membrane protein PorP/SprF: MKKAISFLFLIMSVTIATYGQLDPQYTNNMYYKLGVNPGFAGTGEAITGLMINRYQWSGQSKVLVFSADAAVNAFGRSEGVGISVMSDKLGFYDNTWVTLSLAHKVTTSLGTLGLGLSPGVFNFSLNGEWEVPDAGMLVQPESDPSIPQGEVSQVGFDVGFGAFLYTNNYYAGLSVTHLNQAAVMYDDVATDFLVRDYYLMGGYNIKLPDPLFELWPSFLVKTDLAAVQFDINANIVYNEKIWGGLSYRHQDAIALLLGMELFNGMRIGYSFDFTTSAMSRSGFGSHEIFISYSIDLEKNRNQKYKSIRFL; encoded by the coding sequence ATGAAGAAGGCTATATCTTTTTTATTTTTAATAATGTCGGTTACAATAGCTACTTACGGTCAGTTAGATCCACAATACACCAACAACATGTATTATAAATTGGGTGTGAATCCGGGATTTGCCGGGACGGGTGAAGCTATAACCGGTTTAATGATTAACAGATATCAGTGGTCAGGGCAAAGCAAAGTGCTTGTATTTAGTGCCGATGCCGCCGTTAATGCATTTGGAAGGTCTGAAGGTGTTGGAATAAGTGTAATGAGCGATAAGCTGGGTTTCTACGATAATACCTGGGTAACCTTAAGTTTAGCCCATAAAGTAACTACTTCGCTGGGGACGCTTGGGTTAGGACTTTCTCCCGGTGTTTTTAATTTTAGTCTTAACGGAGAATGGGAAGTACCAGATGCAGGTATGCTTGTACAACCAGAATCAGATCCTTCAATTCCTCAGGGAGAAGTAAGTCAGGTAGGATTTGATGTGGGATTTGGCGCTTTTCTTTATACGAACAATTACTATGCTGGCCTTTCGGTAACCCACCTGAATCAGGCAGCAGTAATGTATGATGATGTTGCGACTGACTTTCTGGTTCGAGATTATTATTTAATGGGAGGGTACAATATTAAGCTTCCTGATCCGTTGTTTGAATTGTGGCCGTCGTTTTTGGTTAAAACTGACTTGGCAGCTGTACAATTTGATATTAACGCAAATATTGTTTATAACGAGAAAATTTGGGGCGGTCTTTCGTATCGTCACCAGGATGCAATAGCACTGCTATTGGGAATGGAACTGTTTAACGGAATGAGAATAGGATATTCGTTCGACTTTACCACATCTGCTATGAGTAGAAGTGGTTTTGGGTCGCATGAAATATTTATAAGTTATTCCATTGATTTAGAGAAAAATCGAAATCAAAAGTACAAGAGTATTAGATTTTTGTAA
- the gldM gene encoding gliding motility protein GldM, which produces MGAKNCPETPRQKMINMMYIVLTAMLALNVAAEVLEAFRVVDSSLLQTLKAVDMQNAQIYSSFDQAFIENPVKVKEWKDKADELKNKSAEMITYVSAMKDEVVAYSGEKPVNEDNPMEEEGFYHTKLDGSVVQVVKKDDLNGPSELMITQKRASDLKQKVEEYRAFLTSLINEDDSELRETIISELNTSDPERGSGGEGNYKSWESEHFEDKPLIAVMTLLSKIQIDVKNSEAYVAKYLYAEIDEGSFKFNRLGARVIANSNIVLMGDEYKAEVFLAAEDTTQQPVILINGSEVDVQDGKATYIGNTSQSGRFTWSGLIKYKTPGGIIKSYPFEQEYQVSEPTVTMSATKMNVFYKGLENPFDVGGGAIPNEDLEVQMTNGTVTKQGDAYVIEPTDLDELGRKTKVSVYATINGSRRLIGTTDWRVKRVPDPVAQINGQSGGDIRKEVLKIQDGIMAVLVDFDFEFGYRVTQFTMETTAQGGYTNRYPSNSNRFTAEQKAALDRVNINSIVYIGDIKAVGDDGSVRDLDPISFKIK; this is translated from the coding sequence ATGGGTGCAAAGAATTGTCCGGAAACACCGAGGCAAAAAATGATAAACATGATGTACATTGTACTCACAGCAATGTTAGCACTTAATGTTGCAGCTGAGGTACTTGAAGCGTTTCGTGTGGTAGACAGTAGTCTGCTGCAAACGCTAAAGGCAGTGGACATGCAGAACGCTCAGATTTATTCTTCGTTTGATCAGGCTTTCATAGAAAATCCGGTGAAGGTTAAAGAATGGAAAGATAAGGCAGACGAATTAAAAAATAAATCGGCCGAGATGATCACCTACGTTTCAGCAATGAAAGACGAGGTAGTCGCTTATTCCGGAGAGAAACCCGTGAATGAGGACAATCCCATGGAGGAAGAGGGATTCTATCATACAAAACTGGACGGATCTGTTGTACAAGTTGTAAAAAAAGATGATCTGAACGGGCCATCAGAACTGATGATCACTCAGAAAAGAGCCAGCGATCTGAAACAAAAAGTGGAAGAATATCGTGCGTTTCTTACTTCGTTAATAAATGAAGATGACAGCGAACTCCGGGAAACCATCATAAGCGAATTAAACACTTCTGATCCTGAACGTGGATCAGGGGGAGAAGGTAATTACAAATCGTGGGAATCTGAACATTTTGAAGACAAACCTTTGATCGCGGTAATGACTTTGCTTTCAAAGATTCAAATTGATGTAAAGAACTCTGAAGCATACGTTGCAAAATATCTGTATGCTGAAATTGATGAAGGTTCATTCAAATTTAATCGTTTGGGAGCCCGCGTTATCGCCAATTCAAATATTGTTTTGATGGGCGATGAATACAAAGCTGAAGTTTTCCTCGCTGCTGAAGATACCACTCAACAACCTGTGATTTTGATCAACGGAAGTGAAGTGGATGTTCAGGATGGAAAAGCAACATATATAGGGAATACCAGTCAGTCAGGTAGATTTACATGGAGTGGTTTGATTAAGTATAAAACACCTGGAGGAATTATTAAGAGCTATCCGTTTGAGCAGGAGTACCAGGTTTCAGAACCAACTGTTACCATGTCGGCTACTAAAATGAATGTATTTTACAAAGGACTTGAAAATCCTTTTGACGTGGGTGGAGGTGCAATTCCGAATGAAGATCTGGAAGTTCAAATGACCAATGGTACAGTTACCAAACAAGGCGATGCTTATGTAATTGAACCAACTGACCTTGATGAATTGGGCCGTAAAACCAAAGTAAGTGTTTACGCAACAATTAACGGAAGCCGACGTTTGATAGGTACAACCGATTGGCGCGTAAAACGAGTGCCCGATCCGGTTGCACAAATAAATGGACAGTCAGGTGGCGATATACGTAAAGAGGTATTGAAGATTCAGGACGGTATTATGGCAGTACTTGTAGATTTCGATTTTGAGTTTGGTTACAGAGTTACCCAATTTACAATGGAAACAACCGCACAGGGAGGTTATACAAACCGATATCCATCGAATTCAAATCGATTTACAGCCGAACAAAAAGCTGCGTTGGACAGAGTGAATATTAATAGTATAGTTTATATAGGTGATATTAAGGCTGTTGGAGATGATGGAAGTGTCCGGGATCTCGATCCGATATCATTCAAAATAAAATAG